Proteins co-encoded in one Ziziphus jujuba cultivar Dongzao chromosome 9, ASM3175591v1 genomic window:
- the LOC107426856 gene encoding proline-rich receptor-like protein kinase PERK5 produces MSSTSPSPSDSPPSPPSSSPPPSSPPPSSPPPSSPPPSSPPPSSPPPSSPPPSSPPPSSPPPSSSSSPPPASPPPSSPAPPPQDSDSSPPPPPSGSQSSPPPPPPPSGGKGDFHPPPPQPHQSSSDGDSPPPPPRSLSPSKSSPHSNSNDSPSGGSGSSNTGLIVGVAVGAVFLLLVLVAIFVACTKKKKKRPPTSSYYADSGPQGGQYYNHTPHNNNNWQTGPKPNDHVVTMNSGNAGGGWPMPPPPPPHMCSSDMSSNFSGPHGPPLPPPPLPPSMGFNKNAFTYEELASATSGFAQSNLLGQGGFGYVHKGVLPNGKEVAVKCLKSGSGQGDREFQAEVEIISRVHHRHLVSLVGYCIAGGQKLLVYEFLPNNNLEAHLHAPKDRRALDWATRFKIAMGSAKGLAYLHEDCHPRIIHRDIKTSNILLDFNFEPKVSDFGLAKLSQDNNTHVSTRVMGTFGYLAPEYASSGKLTDKSDVFSFGVMLLELITGRRPVDTTGDYMEDSLVDWARPICVRALEEGNYDQLVDPRLEDDYDKLEMARMVACASASIRHSSRRRPKMSQIVRALEGDVSLEDLNEGVKPGQSSYFSGGTSSSSDYDASSYSADMKKFRKMALDSQNYASSEYGATSEYGLNPSSSSESSGEIGRKASRVQN; encoded by the exons ATGTCCTCTACATCCCCTTCTCCGTCAGATTCCCCACCTTCACCACCATCTTCATCTCCACCACCCTCATCACCACCTCCCTCATCTCCACCTCCATCTTCACCTCCTCCATCATCTCCTCCACCATCATCGCCGCCTCCCTCATCACCTCCACCGTCATCTCCGCCACCATCTTCACCACCtccatcgtcatcatcatctcCTCCTCCAGCCTCCCCACCTCCTTCGTCACCTGCTCCACCACCGCAAGACTCCGATTCCTCTCCACCACCTCCACCGTCTGGTTCGCAATCATCTCCACCGCCTCCTCCTCCGCCTTCTGGAGGAAAAGGTGACTTCCATCCACCACCGCCACAGCCACACCAATCTTCCTCTGATGGCGATTCACCGCCTCCTCCACCGCGATCATTGTCCCCATCGAAAAGCTCGCCGCACTCAAACTCTAATGATTCTCCGTCGGGTGGTTCGGGCTCTTCCAATACGGGTCTCATAGTAGGAGTTGCGGTTGGGGCAGTGTTCCTGCTTCTTGTCCTGGTTGCGATCTTCGTCGCATgcactaaaaagaaaaagaaaagaccgCCCACGTCGTCGTATTACGCGGATAGCGGACCCCAAG gAGGTCAATATTACAACCATACACCACACAACAATAACAATTGGCAAACCGGACCCAAACCTAACGACCACGTAGTGACAATGAATTCAGGCAATGCCGGTGGTGGTTGGCCAATGCCACCGCCGCCGCCACCGCACATGTGCAGCAGCGACATGAGTTCCAATTTCTCCGGTCCACATGGTCCTCCTCTGCCTCCCCCGCCACTTCCACCATCTATGGGATTCAACAAGAACGCTTTCACATACGAAGAGCTAGCCTCTGCTACATCCGGGTTCGCCCAGTCTAATTTATTGGGTCAAGGCGGGTTCGGGTACGTCCACAAAGGAGTCCTGCCAAATGGCAAAGAGGTGGCTGTCAAGTGTCTCAAATCGGGTAGTGGACAAGGAGATAGAGAGTTTCAGGCCGAGGTTGAAATTATTAGCCGAGTTCATCATCGCCACCTTGTTTCGCTTGTTGGTTATTGCATTGCAGGTGGTCAAAAATTATTGGTTTACGAGTTTCTTCCCAATAACAACCTCGAAGCTCATCTTcacg CGCCAAAGGATCGACGTGCATTGGACTGGGCCACTAGGTTCAAAATTGCAATGGGATCGGCCAAAGGACTAGCTTACCTGCATGAAGATT GCCATCCTCGCATTATTCACAGAGACATTAAAACTTCGAATATTCTACTTGACTTTAATTTTGAACCTAAG GTGTCGGATTTCGGCTTGGCAAAGCTTAGTCAAGACAACAACACCCATGTGTCTACTCGCGTCATGGGAACATTTGG GTACTTGGCTCCTGAGTACGCTTCAAGCGGAAAGCTAACAGACAAATCCGATGTTTTCTCATTCGGTGTTATGCTATTGGAACTGATAACTGGACGACGTCCTGTGGACACTACTGGTGATTATATGGAGGACAGCTTGGTTGATTGG GCTAGGCCAATTTGTGTTCGTGCTTTGGAGGAAGGAAACTACGATCAGTTAGTGGACCCACGTTTGGAGGACGACTATGACAAGCTTGAGATGGCACGCATGGTGGCTTGTGCTTCTGCAAGCATTCGTCATTCTTCAAGAAGACGACCCAAGATGAGCCAG ATTGTGCGTGCACTGGAAGGTGACGTGTCACTGGAAGATTTGAACGAGGGAGTGAAACCAGGGCAAAGCTCATATTTTAGTGGCGGTACCTCAAGCAGTTCTGATTACGATGCTAGCTCATACAGTGCTGACATGAAGAAGTTCAGGAAAATGGCATTGGACAGCCAGAACTATGCAAGCAGTGAATATGGGGCTACCAGCGAGTACGGCCTAAATCCTTCCTCCAGTAGCGAATCCTCCGGCGAGATCGGCAGGAAAGCCTCTCGGGTGCAGAATTAA
- the LOC107426925 gene encoding ras-related protein Rab7 — MPSRRRTLLKVIILGDSGVGKTSLMNQYVNKKFSNQYKATIGADFLTKEVQFEDRLFTLQIWDTAGQERFQSLGVAFYRGADCCVLVYDVNSMKSFDNLNNWREEFLIQASPSDPENFPFVVIGNKIDVDGGNSRVVSEKKARAWCASKGNIPYFETSAKEGINVEEAFQCIAKNALKTGEEEEIYLPDTIDVATNSQPRSAGCEC, encoded by the exons ATGCCTTCCCGAAGAAGAACGCTCTTGAAGGTCATCATCCTCGGTGACAGCGG GGTGGGGAAGACCTCTTTGATGAATCA ATATGTAAATAAGAAGTTTAGTAACCAATACAAGGCAACGATTGGAGCCGACTTTTTGACCAAAGAGGTGCAGTTTGAAGATAGGCTTTTCACCTTGCAG ATTTGGGATACAGCTGGTCAGGAAAGATTTCAAAGCCTTGGAGTTGCTTTTTACCGTGGTGCTGATTGCTGCGTTCTTGTTTACGATGTGAACTCGATGAAATCATTTGACAACCTTAACAACTGGAGGGAAGAGTTTCTCATTCAG GCAAGCCCTTCAGACCCAGAAAATTTCCCATTTGTTGTTATAGGAAACAAGATTGATGTAGATGGTGGAAATAGCAGAGTG GTTTCAGAAAAAAAGGCTCGAGCTTGGTGTGCATCAAAAGGGAATATCCCATACTTTGAGACTTCTGCCAAGGAGGGTATCAATGTGGAAGAAGCTTTCCAATGCATAGCAAAGAATGCTCTCAAGACTGGGGAAGAGGAAGAGAT ATACTTGCCAGACACCATTGATGTTGCGACCAACAGTCAGCCAAGGTCAGCCGGATGCGAGTGCTAA
- the LOC107426854 gene encoding SWI/SNF complex subunit SWI3D — protein MEEKRRDAGTLTAAGVDSPASEPASSRRRGGSQKRKAGGAGSSGSSSTPSKRVTRDKSSLAHLPIHNGPLTRARQGPSSLASALAAGGATLSAGATKPAEKSRLSVATAGDAMVALAEEVNKERELQALEAQFEAEFEAIRSRGASAHVAPSHCGWFSWTKIHFIEESTLPSFFNGKSESRTADMYLEIRNWIMKKFHANPSTQIELKDLSELEIGDSDAKQEVMEFLDHWGLINFHPFPPTSSEAEMVAADDGDGAAEKNSLVDKLYHFETLQSSMTVIPKTNITTPAVPSGLFPESAVAEELVRHEGPSVEYHCNSCSADCSRKRYHCQKQADFDLCTDCFNNGKFDSGMSSSDFILMEPAEAPGLSGGKWTDQETLLLLEALELYKENWNEIAEHVATKTKAQCILHFVQMPIEDTFLDCDDDIDANSKEIQDIDSTEKDLSIPKDASEATESKTGVNENHSPSSPMDTSKENMTEVKDGQDSSKQEATNEVKAGQETSKVEDTSEVKVGEETGENCALKALKEAFEAVGYSSTPDAPLSFAEVGNSVMALAIFLARLIGPEVATASAHNSLKSISGNSSGIELATRHCFLLEDPPKGDKDSVDSVVAEVDNRETQKEETQGEESHKEDLLDGSHDKKNEDSTPEAQTISNSAIDGSTENLDSAKEQDAKVSSEEVGPGNLSTSSNSEIPKDQPTSPMRESNGLKSEAELPANSVKESGEGTSAREHSEPTEASKDDSQHSEKNDAQQIAVSNSAREPSHSTEPSKDVDLVSDSLPSENNDPQHRVTSNADREPNQPSETAKDVDMVSNAEHSEKNEPPQSVKSNATVENGESEDQNKDAIKEKQDSTETKDILKIDKIKRAAVSAISAAAVKAKLLANQEEDQIRQLSTLLIEKQLQKLEMKLAFFNDMENVVMRVREQLDRSRQRLYHERAQIIAARLGIPSSSSRAMPPSLPTNRIPMNMANAVPRPPLGTISQRPPMSRPIGPAVPNPSVPLPSTTVSASSIRPPSQDTLSSV, from the exons ATGGAGGAAAAACGCCGAGATGCCGGAACCCTAACTGCGGCGGGTGTCGATTCGCCGGCATCCGAGCCGGCCTCGTCACGGCGTAGAGGCGGGTCCCAAAAGCGAAAAGCCGGCGGTGCCGGCTCGTCGGGTTCTTCATCCACACCTTCGAAACGCGTTACTAGAGACAAATCTTCGCTCGCTCATCTTCCGATCCACAACGGGCCGTTAACAAGGGCTCGCCAAGGGCCCAGCAGCCTCGCTTCGGCTTTGGCCGCTGGTGGAGCTACGTTGTCAGCGGGTGCCACTAAGCCGGCGGAGAAGTCTAGGCTGTCTGTAGCCACGGCAGGAGATGCAATGGTGGCATTGGCTGAGGAGGTGAACAAGGAGAGAGAGTTGCAGGCGTTGGAGGCTCAGTTTGAAGCGGAGTTTGAGGCCATTAGATCTCGTGGTGCCAGCGCCCATGTGGCTCCTAGCCATTGTG GTTGGTTTTCATGGACTAAAATCCACTTCATTGAGGAGAGCACATTGCCATCTTTCTTTAATGGGAAATCTGAGTCGCGAACCGCTGATATGTACCTGGAGATTCGTAATTGGATTATGAAGAAATTTCATGCAAATCCAAGCACACAGATTGAACTGAAAGACTTGTCAGAGCTTGAAATTGGAGATTCAGATGCAAAACAAGAGGTAATGGAGTTTTTGGATCACTGGGGCTTGATTAATTTCCATCCATTTCCGCCAACAAGTTCTGAGGCGGAGATGGTGGCTGCtgatgatggtgatggtgcGGCAGAAAAGAATTCTTTGGTTGATAAGTTGTATCACTTTGAAACACTACAATCATCTATGACTGTCATTCCCAAGACTAACATAACGACTCCTGCTGTGCCGTCTGGATTGTTTCCAGAATCTGCTGTTGCTGAGGAGTTGGTGAGACATGAGGGACCATCTGTCGAGTACCACTGCAACTCTTGTTCAGCTGATTGCTCTCGCAAGCGGTACCATTGCCAGAAGCAG GCAGATTTTGATTTATGTACCGATTGCTTTAATAATGGAAAGTTTGACTCTGGCATGTCATCCTCGGATTTTATTCTCATGGAGCCTGCTGAGGCTCCAGGGCTAAGTGGTGGGAAATGGACAGATCAGGAAACTCTGCTTCTCCTTGAAGCATTGGAACTTTATAAGGAAAACTGGAATGAAATTGCAGAACATGTTGCTACGAAAACAAAAGCCCAATGTATATTGCACTTTGTTCAAATGCCAATCGAAGACACCTTTCTTGACTGTGATGATGATATTGATGCCAATTCTAAAGAAATTCAAGATATAGATTCAACAGAGAAGGATTTGTCGATTCCCAAAGATGCATCTGAAGCTACAGAAAGTAAGACTGGGGTTAATGAGAATCACTCCCCAAGTTCCCCAATGGATACATCAAAAGAAAATATGACAGAAGTAAAAGATGGTCAGGACAGTTCAAAACAAGAAGCTACAAATGAAGTGAAAGCTGGTCAGGAAACTTCAAAAGTGGAAGATACAAGTGAAGTAAAAGTTGGTGAGGAAACAGGTGAAAATTGTGCATTGAAGGCTCTTAAGGAAGCATTTGAAGCAGTGGGCTACTCTTCAACGCCTGATGCCCCACTCTCGTTTGCAGAAGTGGGGAACTCTGTCATGGCATTG GCTATTTTCTTGGCACGTTTGATAGGACCTGAAGTTGCAACTGCTTCAGCtcataattctttaaaatccATATCAGGAAACTCTTCTGGTATTGAGCTGGCTACTAGACACTGCTTTCTTTTGGAAGATCCACCAAAAGGCGATAAGGACAGTGTAGATAG TGTTGTTGCTGAAGTGGATAATAGAGAGACTCAGAAAGAGGAAACCCAGGGAGAGGAAAGCCACAAAGAGGATTTATTAGATGGTAGTCATGACAAGAAAAATGAAGATTCTACTCCTGAAGCACAAACAATATCAAATTCAGCAATTGATGGTTCAACAGAGAATTTAGATTCTGCAAAAGAACAGGATGCTAAAGTTTCAAGTGAAGAAGTTGGACCTGGTAATTTGAGCACATCAAGCAATTCTGAGATACCGAAGGACCAACCAACATCTCCGATGAGGGAATCAAATGGTTTAAAATCTGAGGCAGAGCTTCCAGCAAATTCTGTGAAGGAGTCGGGAGAAGGAACTTCAGCAAGAGAGCATTCTGAACCCACAGAAGCATCAAAGGATGATTCTCAGCACTCAGAAAAGAATGATGCTCAGCAAATTGCTGTCTCAAATTCAGCAAGGGAGCCTTCCCATTCAACGGAACCTTCAAAAGATGTAGATTTAGTGTCTGATTCTCTTCCTTCAGAAAATAATGATCCACAACATCGAGTGACCTCCAATGCAGATAGAGAACCCAATCAACCTTCAGAGACAGCAAAGGATGTTGATATGGTCTCTAATGCTGAGCACTCAGAAAAAAATGAGCCTCCTCAATCGGTTAAATCTAATGCAACAGTTGAAAATGGAGAAA GTGAGGACCAAAATAAAGACGCTATAAAAGAGAAGCAAGACAGTACAGAGACAAAAGACATCCTCAAAATCGATAAAATAAAACGCGCTGCAGTTTCAGCTATCTCAGCGGCAGCAGTGAAGGCAAAACTCCTAGCAAATCAAGAAGAAGACCAAATACGGCAACTTTCGACACTGTTGATAGAAAAGCAG CTGCAAAAGTTGGAAATGAAGTTGGCTTTTTTCAATGATATGGAAAATGTTGTAATGAGGGTAAGGGAGCAACTGGACAGATCAAGGCAGCGGCTTTACCATGAGCGAGCACAGATCATAGCAGCCAGACTCGGCATACCTTCTTCCTCATCAAGAGCAATGCCACCATCTTTGCCTACTAATAGAATTCCCATGAACATGGCAAATGCAGTTCCAAGACCGCCATTGGGCACGATTTCCCAAAGGCCACCAATGTCAAGACCCATTGGACCAGCAGTTCCTAATCCTTCGGTACCACTTCCCTCCACAACAGTGTCAGCTAGTTCAATTCGACCTCCTAGCCAGGACACACTTTCTTCTGTTTGA
- the LOC107407588 gene encoding BURP domain-containing protein BNM2A isoform X2, giving the protein MMNRMRRISIKGTEMGLALASSSLLFHLLLLMGAHGSESRQSLKFHTQNENNIIQLPSSNIKINNHKKVDDLQLVKFDAKQDGDDHHGTKTEHVHSHGPSSHMDHMDPSVMLFFTMEDLIVGKILPVYFRRTNPSTSTHFLPREEADSIPFSLKELPNLLQFFSFSQNSPQAKAIEDTLRQCEIEPIKGETKLCVTSLESMLDFARSVFGLNSDFNLVTTSYYGNSNITIQNYTILEVPKEILASKMVACHSMPYPYAVFYCHSQKSENKVYKISLGGDNGERVEAVAVCHMDTSQWSPNHASFRVLRIMPGTSPVCHFFPVDNLIWIPAPTA; this is encoded by the exons atg ATGAACAGGATGAGAAGGATTTCTATTAAGGGAACAGAGATGGGTTTAGCTCTTGCTTCTTCCAGTCTCTTATTTCATCTCCTGCTTCTCATG GGTGCTCATGGTAGTGAATCTAGGCAGAGTTTGAAATTCCATACCCAAAATGAAAACAATATCATCCAGCTCCCCAGCAGTAATATCAAAATCAACAACCACAAGAAGGTAGATGATCTTCAACTTGTGAAGTTTGATGCTAAGCAAGATGGTGATGATCATCATGGAACAAAAACAGAGCATGTTCATTCTCATGGACCATCATCCCATATGGATCACATGGACCCCTCGGTAATGCTTTTCTTCACCATGGAGGATCTGATTGTAGGTAAAATATTACCTGTTTATTTCCGCAGGACAAATCCTTCAACTTCTACTCACTTTTTGCCAAGAGAGGAAGCCGATTCCATTCCTTTCTCGCTGAAAGAACTTCCTAATCTTCTccaattcttttctttctcccaAAACTCTCCCCAAGCCAAAGCCATAGAAGACACACTAAGGCAATGTGAGATTGAACCCATTAAAGGAGAGACCAAGTTATGTGTTACTTCCCTCGAATCCATGCTTGATTTTGCCCGGAGTGTCTTCGGATTGAATTCAGATTTCAATTTGGTAACAACGAGCTATTACGGCAATTCAAACATCACAATCCAGAATTACACAATCTTGGAAGTTCCTAAAGAGATTTTGGCATCTAAGATGGTAGCATGCCATTCCATGCCTTATCCCTATGCTGTATTCTATTGCCACAGCCAAAAGAGTGAGAACAAGGTGTATAAAATTTCATTGGGTGGCGATAATGGAGAGAGGGTAGAAGCTGTTGCTGTTTGCCACATGGATACCTCGCAGTGGAGCCCAAATCATGCATCGTTTCGCGTGCTTAGGATTATGCCGGGGACTTCCCCTGTGTGCCACTTCTTCCCAGTTGATAATCTCATATGGATTCCAGCACCTACTGCTTAA
- the LOC107407588 gene encoding BURP domain-containing protein BNM2A isoform X1: MYLWIVYAPDWKMNRMRRISIKGTEMGLALASSSLLFHLLLLMGAHGSESRQSLKFHTQNENNIIQLPSSNIKINNHKKVDDLQLVKFDAKQDGDDHHGTKTEHVHSHGPSSHMDHMDPSVMLFFTMEDLIVGKILPVYFRRTNPSTSTHFLPREEADSIPFSLKELPNLLQFFSFSQNSPQAKAIEDTLRQCEIEPIKGETKLCVTSLESMLDFARSVFGLNSDFNLVTTSYYGNSNITIQNYTILEVPKEILASKMVACHSMPYPYAVFYCHSQKSENKVYKISLGGDNGERVEAVAVCHMDTSQWSPNHASFRVLRIMPGTSPVCHFFPVDNLIWIPAPTA, encoded by the exons ATGTACCTTTGGATAGTTTATGCACCTGATTGGAAGATGAACAGGATGAGAAGGATTTCTATTAAGGGAACAGAGATGGGTTTAGCTCTTGCTTCTTCCAGTCTCTTATTTCATCTCCTGCTTCTCATG GGTGCTCATGGTAGTGAATCTAGGCAGAGTTTGAAATTCCATACCCAAAATGAAAACAATATCATCCAGCTCCCCAGCAGTAATATCAAAATCAACAACCACAAGAAGGTAGATGATCTTCAACTTGTGAAGTTTGATGCTAAGCAAGATGGTGATGATCATCATGGAACAAAAACAGAGCATGTTCATTCTCATGGACCATCATCCCATATGGATCACATGGACCCCTCGGTAATGCTTTTCTTCACCATGGAGGATCTGATTGTAGGTAAAATATTACCTGTTTATTTCCGCAGGACAAATCCTTCAACTTCTACTCACTTTTTGCCAAGAGAGGAAGCCGATTCCATTCCTTTCTCGCTGAAAGAACTTCCTAATCTTCTccaattcttttctttctcccaAAACTCTCCCCAAGCCAAAGCCATAGAAGACACACTAAGGCAATGTGAGATTGAACCCATTAAAGGAGAGACCAAGTTATGTGTTACTTCCCTCGAATCCATGCTTGATTTTGCCCGGAGTGTCTTCGGATTGAATTCAGATTTCAATTTGGTAACAACGAGCTATTACGGCAATTCAAACATCACAATCCAGAATTACACAATCTTGGAAGTTCCTAAAGAGATTTTGGCATCTAAGATGGTAGCATGCCATTCCATGCCTTATCCCTATGCTGTATTCTATTGCCACAGCCAAAAGAGTGAGAACAAGGTGTATAAAATTTCATTGGGTGGCGATAATGGAGAGAGGGTAGAAGCTGTTGCTGTTTGCCACATGGATACCTCGCAGTGGAGCCCAAATCATGCATCGTTTCGCGTGCTTAGGATTATGCCGGGGACTTCCCCTGTGTGCCACTTCTTCCCAGTTGATAATCTCATATGGATTCCAGCACCTACTGCTTAA
- the LOC107407588 gene encoding BURP domain-containing protein BNM2A isoform X3 — MNRMRRISIKGTEMGLALASSSLLFHLLLLMGAHGSESRQSLKFHTQNENNIIQLPSSNIKINNHKKVDDLQLVKFDAKQDGDDHHGTKTEHVHSHGPSSHMDHMDPSVMLFFTMEDLIVGKILPVYFRRTNPSTSTHFLPREEADSIPFSLKELPNLLQFFSFSQNSPQAKAIEDTLRQCEIEPIKGETKLCVTSLESMLDFARSVFGLNSDFNLVTTSYYGNSNITIQNYTILEVPKEILASKMVACHSMPYPYAVFYCHSQKSENKVYKISLGGDNGERVEAVAVCHMDTSQWSPNHASFRVLRIMPGTSPVCHFFPVDNLIWIPAPTA, encoded by the exons ATGAACAGGATGAGAAGGATTTCTATTAAGGGAACAGAGATGGGTTTAGCTCTTGCTTCTTCCAGTCTCTTATTTCATCTCCTGCTTCTCATG GGTGCTCATGGTAGTGAATCTAGGCAGAGTTTGAAATTCCATACCCAAAATGAAAACAATATCATCCAGCTCCCCAGCAGTAATATCAAAATCAACAACCACAAGAAGGTAGATGATCTTCAACTTGTGAAGTTTGATGCTAAGCAAGATGGTGATGATCATCATGGAACAAAAACAGAGCATGTTCATTCTCATGGACCATCATCCCATATGGATCACATGGACCCCTCGGTAATGCTTTTCTTCACCATGGAGGATCTGATTGTAGGTAAAATATTACCTGTTTATTTCCGCAGGACAAATCCTTCAACTTCTACTCACTTTTTGCCAAGAGAGGAAGCCGATTCCATTCCTTTCTCGCTGAAAGAACTTCCTAATCTTCTccaattcttttctttctcccaAAACTCTCCCCAAGCCAAAGCCATAGAAGACACACTAAGGCAATGTGAGATTGAACCCATTAAAGGAGAGACCAAGTTATGTGTTACTTCCCTCGAATCCATGCTTGATTTTGCCCGGAGTGTCTTCGGATTGAATTCAGATTTCAATTTGGTAACAACGAGCTATTACGGCAATTCAAACATCACAATCCAGAATTACACAATCTTGGAAGTTCCTAAAGAGATTTTGGCATCTAAGATGGTAGCATGCCATTCCATGCCTTATCCCTATGCTGTATTCTATTGCCACAGCCAAAAGAGTGAGAACAAGGTGTATAAAATTTCATTGGGTGGCGATAATGGAGAGAGGGTAGAAGCTGTTGCTGTTTGCCACATGGATACCTCGCAGTGGAGCCCAAATCATGCATCGTTTCGCGTGCTTAGGATTATGCCGGGGACTTCCCCTGTGTGCCACTTCTTCCCAGTTGATAATCTCATATGGATTCCAGCACCTACTGCTTAA